TGTAGTCGCGCATCTTCAGAATATGACGTTTGCGAACGGAGAACGGCGTCGCCTCCCATGCCTTCTGCGCCTCGCGGGCCTTCGCAAAAAGCGCCGGCAGCCGGCTCATATCGGTATGAACGACTCGCCCGACCTCTTCCATCGTGGCCGGATTCACAGAGACGGTTTCTCTTGTTGCAGTAACGGACATCTTTCCCCCCTGCTGAATTCAGTTCAGCTAATTCCAGTTGAATGCCTGTCCGAAAAAAAGCGATCAAAAAAAGGGCGGTTATACCACGGTGATCACAGAGGTATAGACGGGGATTCCATGCAGGAGCGAAGGCGACGAGAGAAGAGCAGAGTAGACCACGGAGGCACGAAGAATACACAAGGAAGTTATTCGCAATTCGAGAACTCAAGAATTCCCTGTAACAGCGAAAGGCTCGGGAAGCACGAAAACCGTATTTGACAGAAAGTCAGATCAGAGTATACTGACAGTATTAAACTCGCAAGAGGAGGATCGGCCTGGATGAAAAGACTCTGGAAATCCATTCTCTTTTCTGTAATAAGCGCCGCGCCTCTTGCCATGACCGGGTGTTACAATCCGGAGTATACAGAAGAGGATTGTGAGGGAATGCTGCTCGGGTTAGCAGTAAACGAATTGCTCCCGGGACCTCCGAATGCAACAGAGGCAGAGAAGGCCGCCCTCACCGCTCAAGGCCGTGAGATGTTTTCTACCTTCTATCTCTATTGTAGAGCTCAAATCCCTCCACAAGATCCTCTCGATCGGGCCACAGAGATCAATATTTTTTAACTGATGTATAACTATGAAAAAAACGGGCAGAAACAGGTTCGCCTTAATTAACGCTTTTGCGGCAACAATTCTTCCTTTAATGTTGCTTTCTTCATGCGCCGGTGCAAACGGTGACGAAGTTGTAACCAGAGCGGAGTTTGAGGACAGGCGCTTCCTCGCCATTTTCGCGACGTTTGAGCGATGCTCATACGATCTTGATCCAACAACGCGGCAACAGAATTCGTGGGTTCTTTTCGTCGAGAGCCTCCGCTCAGGCAATAATGCCTTCCTTTCGTTGCAATTCCCGAAAGACCTGGCTGAGTCCTATGTTACGGAAAAAGACGCGAATCTTTGCGTGATCTCCCTTCTTTCAATACCATGCAACGATGAACTAATAGAAGGCCTGGCCCTGGCCGATACGCTTCATTGCAATCCTGCACGAGCTTCGCTCTGGCAGAACCAGCATCTCGGACAGGGGGAGTGGTCGTTGCCCGAAGGCGGTCCAACTTTCTGATTGGAACTATAAGTGAAGTACTATTGTAAGTCTATACCTATTGTCTTTGGTTTAAAAAAATAATCTACAACCAAAGAATAGTCAGGGACAGTCGCCTGCGGATAAGGCCTCGTTTTCTCAAGATATCGCGTCGCCTGGAAGGCTCGTCAGAGACGAGAAGACGTGGCAAGCCGTTGAGTTTGACTGGAGTCTAATGCGTGCAGTAGCTGCCGGGATTGATTGGCTCAGGATATTGATTAAGGCACAGGTTGTGCTTTGGAAAAAATCAGCAAGGCCGTTTTTCTCTTTAATCATCATGCCTGTGTTGATAGGTGCCTGTGTTGAGAAGGGCCATGTGGTAGCGAAAGAAAATCGTTCCTGTAGACTGGTTATTCTTCCACCTCAGGGTCAATCCGTCTTCTTTGTAGGTCCACACGCTGAAGATACGATTGAACTGATCGATGAAATGAGAATGGAATTGGCGAAGCGTTGCAAATGTTCCTTAGAAGAAGTCGTATTCCGTTCCGACGAGACGTTTTTTCCTGATGGTGCGTCTTCTGAAAAAGGGGGGGTGACTATAAAGGTCTTTTATCGACCCAAAAGTACCTGCTCTGCTGTTTTTGGGTTACTCCTGGGGGCAACTGACACGGGTCTTTTAACTCTTCATTTTTCGACTTACTCCCCGCCATCGTCGGTTTTGGGGTTACCACCTAATCAACGCTATGTTAATGCATTTACGTGGAAACGGAGGTATCTGCATTCCAGTATATCGACCATCAAACCGATTGTAAGAGGGACCCCCTGGGCCTGTCCAGCCGAATAGACGATCTGCGGCCTGTCCTGTCCCGTATCATCTGCAATGTTGCGTACTGAAATAGACAGGAATCCCTCGGGAAATGATATTCTGGACGCGAAACCAGAGAGGAATCAGGGAAGATCCGGCAACATCAGAAGTCTGTATCGTTCGAGAAAGGCTTTTGGAATACGTTCTGAATCAGCGAATCTCACGGTCCGTCGCGCCAGCTCGTCCATGTACCCATTACAGCCGAACATGCAAGCCGAGCGAGTAGGAGCTGATCCGCTCCCGCAGCATGCCCGTGGCGAACGCATATTGGTCATACAGATAAACCGCCGGAGGGTTATTCGCAGAGAGATACAGACTCACGAACGGATCATTCCAGAGATGCCGGTAATCCTGCGTGACTCCGTAGCCAAGGGAGAGGCTGACGTGTTCGTTCAGAGCATAGTGGAACGCTGCATTCCATTCATAGCCCGACGCCTGTCCTGTTCGCTCATCGGATAGTCGAACCCACGCATACTGCCAGTCCGACGAGATATGGGCAAGCGGTGCCGGCCTGAACCGGCCTTCGCCGATGTAGCCCGCACCATCCAGTTGCAGAGAGAACGAGGCCGGCAATGGAATCTCAAGGCGCAACGCTCCCTGAAGCATAAGGGCGTTCATGTCTTCATGCACGACGCTCGATGCGGATCGAAACGATACCTGTCGCCTTTGATGACGCAGGCCGATGCCCGGTGAAAGACGCATCCCGAAAACGTTATACGAACGAAGCAGTTGAAGCGTTTCCTGTGAGCGGTCGATGGTATTAATGCCCGTCGTCCATTCAAAGACGCCGGCCGGAAAGATGCCGACGGTTTTATAATGCCCGTCGGTGATCTGAAATTTCGATGCGGTGAACTCCAGACGCAGGCGATTGGAGAACTCATACCAGAAAAGAAAGGGATAATGGGTTTCCGTCGTGCCGCTCAGCTTCTCCTTATTATAGAACGGAAAAGAAATGTCATACTCATAGGGCCGCATGACCGAGGTCTGACGGAAAACAGAGAGCCCGTACGACGGCTTCGTTCCATTCTCGGACTGTGCTAAAAGCCCGCCAGTTGAGGACAGAAAAGCCAGTACAAGAGTAAAATAACGAAATCCGTTCATGCGTCCATTCTCCTGCATTCCCATCAGGAAGTCGAGTCGAATGTGACCGAGCTCCCGACAAAAACGATTGCGAATTCCGTCGATTCGCGTAGCATGAGCCCGTGAATTCGCTTCCCGTTGAAAAGCTCATCCGGCGCTGTATGCCAGATTCCCTTCCCTTTGAAACGACGGCCGATCTTGCCGACCTGCCCGGCGGACTCGGTCAGGAGCGCGCCGAAGAGGCGGCCGATTTTGCGCTGTCGATGCGATCACCGGGGTATAACGTATTCGTGCTCGGCCCGACGGGCAGCGGACGGCGCAAGCTGATCTTTC
This region of Leptonema illini DSM 21528 genomic DNA includes:
- a CDS encoding LA_2444/LA_4059 family outer membrane protein produces the protein MNGFRYFTLVLAFLSSTGGLLAQSENGTKPSYGLSVFRQTSVMRPYEYDISFPFYNKEKLSGTTETHYPFLFWYEFSNRLRLEFTASKFQITDGHYKTVGIFPAGVFEWTTGINTIDRSQETLQLLRSYNVFGMRLSPGIGLRHQRRQVSFRSASSVVHEDMNALMLQGALRLEIPLPASFSLQLDGAGYIGEGRFRPAPLAHISSDWQYAWVRLSDERTGQASGYEWNAAFHYALNEHVSLSLGYGVTQDYRHLWNDPFVSLYLSANNPPAVYLYDQYAFATGMLRERISSYSLGLHVRL